From Portunus trituberculatus isolate SZX2019 chromosome 50, ASM1759143v1, whole genome shotgun sequence, the proteins below share one genomic window:
- the LOC123499549 gene encoding ileal sodium/bile acid cotransporter-like — protein sequence MAFGRQWLSLSVFLLAVALQWSSVSAEVKDQDTEVELPVVAFYPEKLELITEGKTVQVMWYTNITDSADSVYAKMAKWREAEVADYGDPIQGAPLLEDVNATDILQLTDISYYGYVNITAKFVGFNTLRVELYDEMNQTVAEGEMEMTVRLKSENLTTIYTYVVGVTTAVVYFLMGMTIDLQVVKGIAKRPVGPMVGIFCQYVMMPLISFGLGLALYPGDSFEERLMRLGMFLSGCCPGGGASNMWTHLLGGSLDLSCMMTCVSTFVSFASVPLWVLTLGPVIMSDADFIIPYEDITITVISLILPCGLGIILQAKFKGSKMVKICSKLMSPVCAMNLVLIFTLGTYSYLYVFTLFDWRTLVAGIALPTLGYTAGVIFAALFRMDTKRIIAVGVETGVQNYTIALVILILTVSSPAGEIATSLPGAFMLFTPLPLLVLLIIRRSYLWYRNRHSDNKPSPSTGLKDVSEKTGFSKGVTHHQSDVEKKGSGMDNLAAELSDKV from the exons ATGGCTTTTGGAAGACAGTggctctctctcagtgtgtttCTCCTGGCGGTGGCCTTGCAGTGGTCGTCTGTCAGTGCG GAGGTGAAGGACCAGGACACTGAGGTTGAACTACCGGTGGTGGCCTTTTACCCCGAGAAGCTGGAACTCATCACGGAGGGCAAGACGGTGCAGGTCATGTGGTACACCAACATCACCGACTCCGCCGACTCTGTGTACGCGAAGATGGCGAAGTGG agagaggcagaggtggCAGACTACGGAGATCCGATCCAGGGTGCCCCGCTGCTGGAGGACGTCAACGCCACCGACATCCTGCAATTGACCGACATTTCCTACTACGGCTACGTCAATATCACCGCCAAGTTCGTGGGCTTCAACACACTGCGGGTGGAGCTTTACGATGAAATGAACCAG ACAGTAGCGGAGGGCGAGATGGAAATGACGGTGAGGCTGAAATCAGAAAACCTCACCACTATCTACACATACGTGGTGGGCGTCACTACTGCTGTGGTTTACTTCCTTATGGGCATGACGATCGACCTACAGGTAGTCAAGGGCATCGCCAAGAGACCGGTGGGGCCCATGGTCGGGATCTTCTGCCAGTACGTCATGATGCCCCTA ATCTCCTTCGGCCTGGGCCTCGCACTGTACCCCGGGGACTCCTTCGAAGAGCGACTGATGCGGCTGGGGATGTTCCTGAGCGGCTGCTGTCCTGGGGGCGGCGCCTCCAACATGTGGACGCATCTGCTGGGCGGTTCCCTTGACCTCTCCTGCATGATGACCTGCGTCTCCACCTTCGTGTCATTCG CATCAGTCCCGTTGTGGGTGTTGACGCTGGGCCCTGTCATTATGTCCGACGCCGACTTCATCATCCCTTACGAagacatcaccatcactgtcatctccctcatcctcccctgCGGCCTCGGAATCATCCTCCAGGCAAAATTCAAAGG GTCCAAGATGGTGAAGATCTGCAGCAAGCTGATGTCCCCGGTGTGCGCCATGAACCTCGTTCTAATCTTCACCCTTGGGACATACTCCTACCTGTACGTCTTCACGCTCTTCGACTGGAGG ACGCTGGTGGCGGGCATAGCGCTCCCCACACTGGGTTACACCGCGGGGGTGATCTTCGCGGCGCTGTTCCGCATGGACACGAAGCGCATCATCGCCGTGGGTGTCGAGACGGGCGTGCAGAACTACACCATTGCCCtcgtcatcctcatcctcactgTGTCTAGCCCCGCGGGAGAGATCGCGACAT CTCTGCCCGGTGCCTTCATGCTCTTTACGCCGCTGCCTCTCCTCGTCCTGCTTATCATCAGAAGAAGCTACCTGTGGTACCGAAATCGCCACTCCGACAACAAACCCTCGCCCTCCACAGGCCTCAAG GACGTATCTGAAAAGACCGGCTTCTCGAAGGGCGTCACGCACCACCAGAGCGACGTGGAGAAGAAAGGCAGTGGCATGGACAACTTGGCTGCCGAACTCAGCGACAAAGTGTAA